One segment of Pleuronectes platessa chromosome 21, fPlePla1.1, whole genome shotgun sequence DNA contains the following:
- the tbc1d24 gene encoding TBC1 domain family member 24 — translation MAEEDYGSFVDLNQMGDLAKSGGPTKVDCKDLKEFKQMARQGYWAKNHKLRAQVYHQLIKDIPCRTVTPDAEVYRDIMGNSATKKPSSHIPLPDFVDGIPLPRYCLKPEAVASAHQIINCLAGQFPDISHCPSLPAVTSLLLHFSVDEAQCFEHVSRMLACNEPGKRLLDQTFLAYESGCMTFGDLANKYCTAAHKLVIATAQDVMEVYSDWQRWVLGDLPFSHVVRVLDVYLVEGYKILYRVAIALLKFYCKHKAGAQGGQSNQPDSSKVRADIQSFIKGIASTVTPEKLLEKAFSIRLFSRKEITLLQLTNEKSLQEKGITVKQKRRNVQLALNPDTFSSEIVSAKEMRDIWSWIPERFALCQPQLVFTTSTHGCSLNRFYSHCEGYEPTLLLIRTTDGDVCGAFLSTDWEERKRGGNKLSFFGTGECFVFRLKPEIERYEWVVIRHPELASSIKVQGEDDTASSEGQNSENHSLQQPEKAAGELSPFLSARHFNLNSRNTSMFMAGNFDSIIIGGGEGNALYIDSELNHGRSGSCATFDNPPLCAETFQVALLEVWGFQDAMAS, via the exons ATGGCTGAAGAAGACTATGGCAGCTTTGTGGACTTGAACCAAATGGGGGATCTGGCCAAGAGTGGCGGGCCTACCAAGGTAGACTGCAAAGACCTGAAAGAGTTCAAGCAGATGGCCCGCCAGGGTTACTGGGCCAAAAACCACAAACTACGGGCACAAGTCTACCATCAACTTATCAAAGATATTCCCTGTCGTACAGTCACCCCTGATGCAGAAGTGTATCGTGACATCATGGGAAACTCAGCCACTAAGAAACCTTCCTCCCACATCCCACTACCAGACTTTGTGGATGGTATTCCTTTGCCAAGGTACTGCCTAAAGCCAGAGGCGGTAGCATCAGCTCATCAAATTATCAACTGCCTGGCTGGACAGTTTCCAGATATCTCCCACTGCCCGTCACTTCCGGCTGTTACTTCTTTGCTCCTGCACTTCAGTGTAGACGAGGCTCAGTGTTTTGAGCACGTCAGCCGCATGCTGGCCTGCAACGAGCCCGGCAAGCGGCTGCTGGACCAGACTTTCCTGGCCTATGAGTCGGGATGCATGACGTTTGGTGACCTGGCCAACAAGTACTGCACAGCCGCCCACAAGTTAGTTATAGCCACAGCCCAGGATGTGATGGAAGTCTACTCAGACTGGCAACGCTGGGTGCTCGGAGACCTCCCTTTCAGCCATGTTGTCCGGGTGCTGGACGTCTACCTAGTGGAGGGCTACAAGATTCTCTACCGTGTGGCTATAGCCTTGCTCAAGTTCTACTGTAAGCACAAAGCGGGAGCCCAAGGGGGCCAGAGCAACCAGCCGGATTCAAGCAAAGTCAGGGCGGACATTCAGTCTTTCATCAAGGGCATTGCCTCCACCGTCACACCCGAGAAGCTGCTCGAAAAAGCCTTCTCCATCCGCCTGTTTAGCCGCAAGGAGatcactctgctgcagctcacaaATGAAAAGTCCTTGCAGGAGAAGGGAATCACTGTCAAACAGAAGCG GCGAAACGTACAGCTGGCCCTTAACCCAGACACCTTCTCCTCTGAGATCGTCAGCGCCAAGGAAATGCGAGACATCTGGTCGTGGATCCCTGAGCGCTTTGCCCTGTGTCAACCACAACTCGTCTTCACCACCTCCACCCATGGTTGCAGCCTGAACAG ATTCTACTCACATTGTGAAGGCTACGAACCCACTCTGCTCCTCATTCGGACCACCGATGGAGAC GTATGTGGAGCCTTCCTATCCACAGACTGGGAGGAgcggaagagaggaggaaacaaattGAGTTTCTTTGGCACAGGGGAATGCTTCGTCTTTAGG CTGAAGCCAGAGATTGAGCGCTACGAGTGGGTGGTGATCCGCCACCCGGAGCTGGCCTCCTCCATCAAGGTCCAGGGTGAAGACGACACGGCGTCCTCTGAAGGCCAGAACTCTGAGAACCATAGCTTACAGCAGCCAGAGAAAGCTGCAGGAGAACTGTCGCCCTTCCTCTCCGCTCGCCACTTCAACCTTAACTCCAGGAATACTTCCATGTTCATGGCTGGAAACTTTGACTCAATCATCATAG GGGGAGGTGAAGGCAATGCTCTTTACATTGACTCAGAACTGAACCATGGGCGCTCCGGCAGCTGCGCCACCTTTGACAACCCGCCCCTGTGTGCAGAGACCTTCCAAGTTGCACTGCTGGAAGTTTGGGGTTTCCAGGATGCCATGGCTTCATAa